The DNA sequence CGTCCGCAGCCGGTCATAGACTCCTCGTGAAATTTTTCACGCACTCGGAATGGCGTGAAGAAAAACGAGCGGAGAGCGCGTGGCGTCGTCCTTCATTCCGATTCTGGTGCTCATGGTCTTCGCGGCGCTCCTGGCCGCCGCGCTGCTGGCGCTCTCCGCGGTCCTCGGCCGGCACGTCCGGACCCGCCGCAAGCTCTCGACGTACGAGTGCGGCATGCCGCTCCTCGACTCGTCGAGGAAGCGCATCTCCGTCAAGTATTCGGTCGTCGCCATGGTCTTCATCCTCTTCGACGTCGAAATCGCGTTCCTCTATCCCTGGACCGTGATCTTCCGAAGCTACGGGTGGGGAATGTTCCTGGAGATGATCCTGTTCCTCGCCACGCTCGCGGTCGGCTACGCCTACATCTGGAAAAAGGGAGCGCTCGACTGGTGAAGAAGCTGCGCTACGCGTCGCGCGAGAGCGGCGCGCCGTTCGCCTTCACCGACGACGAGAGCCGGGAGATCGACACCCTCCTCTCCCGCTACCCCACGAAGCAGGCCGCGCTCCTCCCGGTCCTCTGGATCGTCCAGGGGCGGCTCGGCTGGGTTCCGCGCGAGGCCGTGGGGGTCGTCGCGGAGCGTCTCGGCCTGTCGACGGCGTTCGTCGACGGCGTCCTCACCTTCTACACGATGTACAACCTCGACCCGGTCGGGAAATACGATCTCCAGTTCTGCACCTCCATCTCCTGCCACCTGAACGGCGCCGACGAGCTCCTCGAGCACTGCCAGAGGAGACTCGGCGTGCACGTCGGCGAGACGACGCCGGACGGGAAGTTCACGATCACCGAGGTCGAATGCATCGCGGGATGCGATCGCGCGCCCTCGATGCAGGTCAACGACCGGTACCACGAGCCGATGAGCCCCGAGAAGCTCGACGCGCTGCTGGCC is a window from the Thermoanaerobaculia bacterium genome containing:
- a CDS encoding NADH-quinone oxidoreductase subunit A, coding for MASSFIPILVLMVFAALLAAALLALSAVLGRHVRTRRKLSTYECGMPLLDSSRKRISVKYSVVAMVFILFDVEIAFLYPWTVIFRSYGWGMFLEMILFLATLAVGYAYIWKKGALDW
- the nuoE gene encoding NADH-quinone oxidoreductase subunit NuoE translates to MKKLRYASRESGAPFAFTDDESREIDTLLSRYPTKQAALLPVLWIVQGRLGWVPREAVGVVAERLGLSTAFVDGVLTFYTMYNLDPVGKYDLQFCTSISCHLNGADELLEHCQRRLGVHVGETTPDGKFTITEVECIAGCDRAPSMQVNDRYHEPMSPEKLDALLAELGKGA